A single window of Pseudomonas lutea DNA harbors:
- a CDS encoding response regulator, with amino-acid sequence MIPTSAVDEQRFRKLLSRNVSLPLAVGVLSAAFFVILISYLLSAIQWVEHTDRVINNLNRSLKLSVDMETGMRGFLLTGDERFLDPYEVAKPAISTELQNLEELVADNPTQVDRFKRLAALQLSWNEFAQEMITLRRTGGDYQTPIQNRRGKRLSDEMRDQYEQAANVEHQLRLTRNTDVTHTTVVSVSLYIAFILLVSGVLAWVGRRDMTTLSETYASNLRAQQADAERLSHVAWLRNGQSELAEQVIGQLTLNLLGRNVLQFFAQYLGAVVAAVYVRQEHGGLVRVASYGFSREQELHEQSIYSGEGIVGKAAELDQIIRLDDVSQDYFKVSSGLGEGSPRSVVVVPTSNDDNVNGVIELGFLRELTARDLEFLELVAENVGTSIEAARYRQRLQEVLAETQQLNEELQVQQEELRTANEELEEQSRILKESQAHLETQQAELEQTNEQLAEQGKALADQRDALDRNNEELNIAQVELEARAEELQRSSKYKSEFLANMSHELRTPLNSSLILAKLLAENPQDNLTAEQVKFAESIYSAGNDLLNLINDILDISKVEAGKLDMRPENSSVSRLVDGLRMTFEPLAADKKLEFSVEVQAGTPVSLYTDRQRLEQILKNLLSNAIKFTEAGAVSLTVSRQPGEGVAFTVRDSGIGIAEEQQESIFEAFRQADGTTNRRYGGTGLGLSISRDLARLLGGSISVTSAPGQGSIFTLVVPEEYVEQEPSQYVDAPVVAVQPAPLPVARVAPPAPVAAVASPAAEAIPRFADDRDKAPFSKRCILVIEDEVRFAHILYDLAHELGYNCLVAHAADEGFDLASSLVPDAILLDMRLPDHSGLTVLQRLKELPSTRHIPVHVISVEDRQEAALQMGAIGYAVKPTTREELKDVFARLEAKLTQKVKRILLVEDDALQRDSIARLIGDDDIEITAVGFAQDALELLRDNAYDCMIIDLKLPDMLGNELLKRMSIDEICAFPPVIVYTGRNLTRDEEAELLKYSRTIIIKGARSPERLLDEVTLFLHKVESQLSNERQKMLKTARSRDRVFEGRKILVVDDDVRNIFALTSALEHKGAIVEVGRNGLEAIEKLNSVDDIDLVLMDVMMPEMDGYEATIEIRKNPRWRKLPIIAVTAKAMKDDQDRCLQAGSNDYLAKPIDLDRLFSLIRVWLPKMERI; translated from the coding sequence ATGATCCCCACCTCTGCAGTCGATGAGCAACGTTTCCGCAAACTGTTAAGCCGCAACGTCAGTTTACCCCTGGCTGTTGGCGTGCTCAGTGCCGCCTTCTTTGTCATCCTGATTTCCTATCTGTTGTCGGCCATCCAGTGGGTCGAGCACACCGACCGGGTCATCAACAATCTCAACCGTTCCCTCAAGTTGTCGGTGGACATGGAAACCGGCATGCGCGGCTTTCTGCTGACCGGCGATGAGCGCTTTCTGGACCCCTATGAGGTCGCCAAGCCAGCCATCAGCACCGAGCTTCAGAACCTGGAGGAGCTGGTCGCCGACAACCCGACTCAGGTTGACCGCTTCAAGCGGCTGGCCGCCCTGCAGTTGTCGTGGAACGAGTTTGCGCAAGAGATGATTACCTTGCGGCGTACCGGGGGCGACTACCAGACGCCGATCCAGAACCGCCGCGGCAAGCGCCTCTCCGACGAGATGCGTGACCAGTATGAGCAGGCGGCCAACGTCGAGCATCAGCTGCGGCTGACCCGCAACACCGACGTCACCCATACGACGGTGGTGTCGGTCTCGCTGTACATCGCGTTCATCCTGCTCGTCAGCGGTGTCCTTGCCTGGGTCGGGCGTCGCGACATGACCACCTTGTCCGAGACCTACGCATCCAATCTGCGGGCGCAGCAGGCCGATGCCGAGCGCCTTTCCCACGTCGCCTGGCTGCGCAACGGCCAGAGCGAACTGGCCGAGCAGGTGATTGGCCAGCTGACGCTCAACCTTTTGGGCCGCAACGTGCTGCAGTTCTTTGCCCAATACCTGGGCGCGGTGGTGGCGGCCGTGTACGTGCGTCAGGAGCACGGTGGTCTGGTGCGGGTGGCGTCGTACGGCTTCTCACGCGAACAGGAATTGCACGAACAGTCGATCTACAGCGGTGAAGGGATCGTCGGCAAGGCCGCCGAGCTGGACCAGATCATCCGGCTGGACGACGTGTCGCAGGACTATTTCAAAGTGTCTTCCGGCCTGGGTGAAGGTTCGCCACGCAGCGTCGTGGTAGTGCCGACCAGCAACGATGACAACGTCAACGGCGTGATCGAGCTGGGCTTCCTGCGGGAACTCACGGCGCGCGATCTGGAATTCCTTGAACTGGTCGCCGAGAACGTCGGGACCTCCATTGAGGCCGCCCGTTATCGTCAGCGCTTGCAGGAAGTGCTCGCCGAAACCCAGCAGCTCAACGAAGAACTTCAAGTGCAGCAGGAAGAACTGCGCACCGCCAACGAAGAGCTCGAAGAGCAATCGCGGATACTCAAGGAATCTCAGGCGCACCTGGAAACCCAGCAGGCGGAGTTGGAGCAGACCAACGAGCAGTTGGCCGAGCAGGGCAAGGCGCTGGCGGATCAGCGCGACGCCCTGGACCGTAACAACGAAGAGTTGAACATCGCCCAGGTTGAACTCGAAGCCCGGGCCGAAGAGCTGCAGCGCTCCAGCAAATACAAGTCCGAATTCCTTGCCAACATGTCCCATGAGCTGCGCACGCCGCTCAATAGTTCGTTGATCCTGGCCAAGCTGCTGGCGGAAAACCCGCAGGACAACCTGACCGCAGAGCAGGTGAAGTTTGCCGAGTCGATCTACTCGGCCGGCAATGACCTGCTGAACCTGATCAACGACATTCTGGATATCTCCAAGGTCGAGGCCGGCAAGCTCGACATGCGCCCGGAAAACAGCAGCGTCAGCCGACTGGTCGATGGCTTGCGCATGACCTTCGAACCGCTGGCCGCCGACAAAAAACTGGAGTTCTCGGTGGAGGTCCAGGCGGGCACGCCGGTGTCGCTGTACACCGACCGCCAGCGCCTGGAGCAGATCCTCAAAAACCTGCTCTCCAATGCGATCAAGTTCACCGAAGCCGGCGCGGTCAGCCTGACCGTTTCACGCCAGCCGGGCGAAGGTGTGGCCTTCACCGTGCGCGACTCCGGTATCGGGATTGCCGAAGAGCAGCAGGAAAGCATTTTCGAAGCGTTCCGCCAGGCCGACGGCACCACCAACCGCCGTTATGGCGGCACCGGTCTGGGGCTGTCGATCTCTCGTGACCTGGCCCGCCTGTTGGGCGGCTCGATCAGCGTGACCAGTGCGCCGGGGCAGGGCAGTATCTTCACCCTCGTGGTGCCTGAAGAATACGTCGAGCAAGAGCCGTCGCAATACGTCGACGCCCCGGTGGTGGCCGTTCAGCCTGCGCCACTGCCGGTCGCGCGCGTGGCGCCGCCTGCGCCAGTGGCCGCCGTCGCTTCGCCGGCCGCCGAGGCCATCCCGCGCTTTGCCGACGACCGCGACAAGGCGCCGTTCAGCAAGCGCTGCATTCTGGTCATTGAGGATGAAGTGCGCTTTGCCCACATCCTTTACGATCTCGCGCACGAGCTCGGCTACAACTGCCTGGTGGCCCATGCCGCTGATGAAGGCTTCGACCTGGCCTCCTCGCTGGTCCCGGACGCGATCCTGCTGGACATGCGCCTGCCGGACCATTCCGGTCTCACGGTGCTGCAACGCCTGAAAGAATTGCCGAGCACCCGACACATTCCCGTGCATGTGATTTCCGTGGAAGACCGTCAGGAAGCCGCGCTGCAAATGGGCGCCATCGGTTATGCAGTCAAGCCGACCACGCGCGAAGAGCTCAAGGACGTGTTTGCCCGGCTCGAAGCCAAGCTTACCCAGAAGGTCAAGCGCATCCTGCTGGTCGAAGACGATGCCTTGCAGCGCGACAGCATCGCGCGCCTGATTGGCGACGACGACATCGAGATCACGGCGGTCGGCTTTGCCCAGGATGCGCTCGAATTGCTGCGAGACAACGCCTATGACTGCATGATCATCGACCTGAAACTGCCGGACATGCTCGGCAACGAGCTGCTCAAGCGCATGTCGATCGACGAAATCTGCGCGTTCCCGCCGGTCATCGTCTACACCGGGCGCAACCTGACCCGCGACGAGGAAGCCGAGCTGCTGAAGTACTCGCGCACCATCATCATCAAGGGGGCGCGTTCGCCGGAACGCTTGCTCGACGAGGTCACGCTGTTCCTGCACAAGGTCGAGTCGCAGCTGTCCAACGAGCGCCAGAAAATGCTCAAGACCGCGCGCAGTCGCGACCGCGTGTTTGAAGGGCGCAAGATTCTGGTGGTTGATGACGACGTGCGTAACATTTTTGCCTTGACCAGCGCGCTGGAACATAAAGGCGCGATCGTTGAAGTCGGGCGCAATGGTCTGGAAGCCATCGAAAAGCTCAACAGCGTCGATGATATCGACCTGGTGTTGATGGACGTGATGATGCCGGAGATGGACGGCTACGAGGCCACGATCGAGATTCGCAAGAACCCGCGCTGGCGGAAATTGCCGATCATCGCGGTGACCGCCAAGGCCATGAAAGACGATCAGGATCGCTGCCTGCAGGCGGGTTCCAACGACTACCTCGCCAAACCGATCGATCTGGACCGGCTGTTCTCACTCATTCGCGTGTGGTTGCCAAAGATGGAACGTATCTGA